From a single Pyxicephalus adspersus chromosome 11, UCB_Pads_2.0, whole genome shotgun sequence genomic region:
- the MRPS16 gene encoding small ribosomal subunit protein bS16m — MVHLTSQLLRRYYGGYVVIRLSLGGCSNRPFYRIVAAYNKRARDGKHLDKLGTYDPMPNVYNEKLVSLNIERIKYWIASGAQVTKPVAKLFGLAGFFPLHPMTITAAERLRKAKEQAAEQPEEHTGLEEENVQA, encoded by the exons ATGGTTCATCTAA cATCCCAACTTTTGCGCCGTTACTATGGAGGTTATGTTGTCATCCGCTTGTCTCTCGGAGGGTGCAGCAACAGGCCTTTCTACCGTATTGTAGCTGCCTACAACAAGCGGGCACGGGATGGAAAGCATTTGGACAAACTGGGGACATACGATCCAATGCCTAATGTATATAACGAGAAACTTGTAAGCCTCAACATTGAGAGAATCAAATATTGGATCGCCTCTGGAGCACAAGTTACCAAACCTGTTGCAAAGCTTTTTG GGCTTGCAGGATTTTTTCCTCTACATCCAATGACAATCACAGCAGCTGAAAGATTAAGAAAGGCAAAAGAACAGGCAGCTGAGCAGCCTGAAGAGCATACCGGGTTGGAAGAGGAGAATGTACAGGCTTGA